A genome region from Anopheles stephensi strain Indian chromosome 2, UCI_ANSTEP_V1.0, whole genome shotgun sequence includes the following:
- the LOC118517550 gene encoding uncharacterized protein LOC118517550, translating into MFAADRVFAFIFTLSLCLSYALATECPHCIGVAACGANQTIPKVTCTPEVVNQTVFQLSTFYKNASDFMGNSTQYGCVKVNFIQSGFKEYTFSVQGCTSGSKSVCSQPTVSFNGELSCSYYSGSHRLYASALLSVALIVGALVVSS; encoded by the exons ATGTTCGCTGCGGACCGtgtttttgcatttatttttacgCTCAGTCTCTGCTTGAGCTATG CCCTTGCCACCGAATGTCCGCACTGCATAGGAGTTGCGGCGTGCGGAGCTAATCAAACCATTCCCAAAGTTACCTGCACACCAGAAGTCGTGAATCAAACAGTGTTCCAGTTGTCaacattttataaaaatgCGAGCGACTTCATGGGCAACTCCACGCAATACGGCTGCGTTAAGGTGAACTTTATTCAGAGTG GCTTCAAGGAGTACACATTTTCCGTGCAAGGATGTACGTCGGGCAGCAAAAGCGTTTGCAGCCAGCCTACGGTTTCTTTCAATGGCGAACTATCCTGCTCTTACTACAGCGGTAGCCATAGGCTGTATGCCAGTGCTCTGCTAAGTGTGGCTCTCATCGTCGGTGCATTAGTGGTGTCAAGCTAA